The nucleotide window tataaatgttatgtaaatatgtatatttgCTTTTCCttgcatatatatatatatatatatatatatatatatatatatgtatatgtggttaacatattaatttatcttttattttattttattttatttttttagatGATAAGAGATTGTTTAGTTTGAAACAACTTAAAGTATGTGCTTTAAGATTTACTGAAACTGCCAGAAAAAGAATTGAAGATGCAGGTGGAGAATGCTTGACATTCGATCAATTAGCTTTGAAATACCCAACAGGAAAAAAATGTGTACTTTTAAGAGGACCAACCAAAGCAAGAACTGCTGAGAAGCACTTTGGAAATGCTCCAGGTAGACCTAAATCTAAAGCTAGACCTTATGTACGTTCAAAAGGAAGAAAATTTGAAAAAGCAAGAGGAAGAAGAAAGTCAAGAGcatataagaaataatcTAATATCTCTTATAttcatatacatataaaaaaatatataaataaatgttttcatttttctgtgatgtataaaaaaaaaataaaaaaaaataaaaattatataaatatatatacaatacaaaaatgtatatatatatatatatgtatatatatatatatgtatataattagttcaattcttttttttttttttttttttttttttttttatatatataatatatatttacgAAAAGTTGAGCATcatatgtgtatatatgtatatatataatatatatgtgcatatataaaaactt belongs to Plasmodium gaboni strain SY75 chromosome Unknown, whole genome shotgun sequence and includes:
- a CDS encoding putative 60S ribosomal protein L18-2; the encoded protein is MGIALKNVGRIKKHGRKQLVSKNPYLRLLVKLYNFLARRTNANFNKIIAKRLIMPKRFRPPLSLSKLQYHMANHPNDIAVVVGSITDDKRLFSLKQLKVCALRFTETARKRIEDAGGECLTFDQLALKYPTGKKCVLLRGPTKARTAEKHFGNAPGRPKSKARPYVRSKGRKFEKARGRRKSRAYKK